In one Lycium barbarum isolate Lr01 chromosome 7, ASM1917538v2, whole genome shotgun sequence genomic region, the following are encoded:
- the LOC132601559 gene encoding NAC domain-containing protein 59-like — MENVIDLQRRQEKKDQQLIVFANIIFYLQLMAGHDVITQLPPGYRFLPTDEELVKHYLTNKVHYQPFPALLVKDINAKEFYSKSPDTLVKNMCGEAEWYFFIRQDEYFRGNIGKIRIVENETGFWQCFGKEFPIYNSEGDVVGFKVNLKYCSGSAKKSTWTMEKYRLRSECGTHDNEMVRTRATIVRDQVPDPAATAGTRERATVRRRSRARGRGAAPARGKAPAVGQRCARSPYPEPEPEAIGDDMAPAWAHPKATSDQIVQDTMARILLHLDAQQAATGITSPCGGS, encoded by the exons ATGGAAAACGTTATAGATCTTCAACGCAGACAAGAAAAAAAAGATCAACAATTGATTGTTTTCGCCAACATTATATTTTATTTGCAATTAATGGCTGGACATGATGTGATCACACAATTACCCCCTGGTTACAGATTTTTGCCCACTGATGAGGAGTTGGTTAAACATTACCTTACCAACAAGGTTCATTATCAACCTTTTCCAGCTCTACTGGTTAAAGACATCAACGCAAAGGAATTTTACAGCAAATCTCCTGACACTCTTG TGAAAAATATGTGTGGCGAAgcagaatggtacttcttcatacGTCAAGATGAGTATTTTAGAGGAAATATAGGAAAAATTCGGATTGTTGAAAATGAGACAGGTTTTTGGCAATGCTTTGGAAAAGAATTTCCGATTTATAATTCAGAAGGAGATGTCGTTGGCTTCAAGGTTAATTTGAAATATTGTTCTGGATCGGCAAAGAAAAGTACTTGGACAATGGAAAAGTACCGTCTAAGATCTGAATGTGGCACTCATGACAACGAG atggtgaggactcgggCCACGATAGTCAGAGATCAGGTACCGGATcctgcagctacggctggcacaaGGGAACGAGCGACAGTTAGACGGCGCAGTCGAGCTAGAGGCCGCGGGGCTGCACCAGCCAGGGGCAAGGCTCCTGCGGTTGGGCAGCGGTGTGCGAGATCTCCATATCCAGAGCCTGAGCCTGAGGCCATCGGGGATGATATGGCTCCTGCATGGGCACACCCCAAGGCCACTTCAGATCAGATTGTTCAGGACACCATGGCTCGCATTCTACTTCATTTGGATGCCCAGCAAGCTGCCACTGGTATTACTTCTCCGTGTGGAGGATCATAG